One window from the genome of Leucobacter aridicollis encodes:
- a CDS encoding cytochrome c oxidase assembly protein gives MNPTNGVAARTLHPSDMLVLDLTRISPLGWLAVVCLLAYLAGAISLWARGRRWSVLGTISFVLGCLAWFAATGLAVNDYAGELITALVFQIITLLVAVPPLLLMGSPGRLLLRATPHRGVGILALRAAIAAQRSRAARVLLHPVVAILVAIIALPGLFFTDAISWVMALPGGHQALLALMLVFGVIGGAPLWALDPLPRKPSFGVRLAGAFLELQIHALFGLVLLKNASGMLSLYSGEPVGWGVSRALDQSLSGSLVWTYGQLPLIIVLIITLSKWRRSDIRGARHRQDAEDEALDAYNAYLAQTAEQAAPGTSRKDPV, from the coding sequence GTGAACCCCACAAACGGCGTCGCAGCGCGCACGCTGCACCCATCGGACATGCTCGTCCTCGACCTCACGCGCATCTCGCCCCTCGGCTGGCTCGCCGTCGTGTGTCTCCTCGCCTATCTTGCTGGAGCTATCTCGCTCTGGGCGCGGGGCAGACGCTGGAGTGTGCTGGGAACCATCTCGTTCGTCCTCGGCTGCCTCGCATGGTTCGCTGCAACCGGGCTCGCAGTGAACGACTACGCGGGCGAGCTCATCACCGCCCTCGTCTTTCAAATCATCACCCTGCTCGTCGCCGTGCCCCCGCTGCTGCTTATGGGGTCGCCGGGCAGGCTGCTCCTCCGCGCGACACCGCACCGCGGCGTGGGAATCCTCGCGCTGCGTGCAGCGATCGCCGCGCAACGGTCGCGGGCCGCGAGGGTCCTGCTCCATCCGGTCGTCGCGATCCTCGTCGCGATTATCGCGCTCCCCGGGCTGTTCTTCACCGACGCCATTAGTTGGGTCATGGCGCTTCCCGGCGGGCATCAAGCGCTTCTCGCACTCATGCTCGTATTCGGGGTGATCGGTGGAGCCCCGCTCTGGGCGCTCGACCCGCTCCCGCGGAAGCCCTCGTTTGGGGTGCGGCTCGCCGGCGCCTTCCTGGAGCTGCAGATCCACGCGCTCTTCGGCCTCGTCTTGCTCAAAAACGCGAGCGGCATGCTCAGCCTCTACTCGGGCGAACCCGTCGGCTGGGGGGTGAGCCGGGCGCTCGACCAGTCGCTGAGCGGCAGCCTCGTGTGGACGTACGGGCAGCTCCCGCTCATCATCGTGCTCATCATCACCCTGTCAAAGTGGCGCAGAAGCGATATTCGCGGCGCGCGCCATCGGCAGGACGCCGAGGACGAAGCCCTCGACGCATACAACGCTTATCTTGCTCAGACTGCCGAACAGGCGGCGCCCGGCACCTCCCGAAAGGACCCAGTATGA
- a CDS encoding winged helix-turn-helix transcriptional regulator: protein MSVKLSGPLADRSSWSTEECSIGKAMEAVGSRTAMVLLREAFYGTTRFDDFAARAGVTDAVAAARLKQLVEVGVLEKRPYREPGQRTRHEYLLTQMGRDLFPVVFALMQWGNTHLQAAGGPLALVDSDTGEPVTVSARTASGEEIATENIAVRVNLDWLRQAQVR, encoded by the coding sequence ATGTCCGTGAAACTCTCTGGCCCGCTCGCCGACCGATCCTCGTGGAGCACCGAGGAATGCTCGATCGGCAAAGCCATGGAAGCCGTGGGCTCGAGAACCGCAATGGTGCTGCTCCGCGAAGCGTTCTACGGCACGACCCGGTTCGACGACTTCGCCGCACGCGCAGGGGTGACCGACGCTGTCGCCGCCGCACGCCTCAAACAGCTCGTCGAAGTCGGCGTGCTTGAGAAGCGGCCGTACCGCGAACCCGGGCAGCGCACGAGGCACGAATACCTCCTCACGCAGATGGGGCGCGACCTGTTTCCCGTCGTGTTCGCGCTCATGCAATGGGGGAACACCCACCTGCAGGCGGCAGGGGGGCCGCTCGCGCTCGTCGACAGCGATACCGGGGAGCCCGTCACAGTCTCGGCGCGCACGGCATCAGGTGAGGAGATCGCGACCGAGAACATTGCCGTTCGTGTCAACCTCGACTGGCTCCGCCAGGCGCAGGTGCGCTAG
- a CDS encoding thioesterase family protein — protein sequence MHEHSQLSSAPPRAAIDDFLTASPSAPRHAPRELWGFGGLHGGLAVGAMVAAMRETVEASGTAAPLRSVSGRLHRAVRDTFTIAVTEDARTRSTSSLSAKLRQTESPSEDATPTAAAPTLASATALFGLDAPVASPLLAPAAPAVPPWHEGSLFNPPPSFVPVAEFYELRVTGTNRPFQGGSTANLTAWVRLTEDDLPPNELRLLFLVDALAPSYAAVLHAPQPIPTVELSVHFSGERAVSPWVLVEANTPVATAGGWITETINVWGEDLTHLAAASQLRLVRPAQAS from the coding sequence ATGCATGAACATAGTCAGCTTTCCTCGGCGCCCCCTCGAGCGGCCATCGACGATTTCCTCACCGCGTCACCGAGCGCACCACGCCACGCCCCCAGGGAGCTCTGGGGCTTTGGCGGACTCCACGGCGGGCTGGCCGTCGGGGCGATGGTGGCCGCGATGCGTGAGACGGTGGAGGCGTCGGGGACCGCGGCGCCACTCCGCAGCGTCTCGGGACGCCTCCACCGAGCAGTCCGCGACACATTCACGATTGCCGTCACCGAAGACGCCAGAACCCGCAGCACCTCTTCGCTGAGCGCCAAGCTACGCCAGACGGAATCGCCAAGCGAAGACGCGACGCCGACAGCCGCCGCTCCCACACTTGCGAGCGCCACCGCCCTATTCGGTCTCGATGCACCCGTCGCGTCTCCGCTCCTCGCCCCTGCGGCGCCAGCAGTCCCACCGTGGCACGAGGGGAGCCTGTTCAACCCGCCACCTTCGTTCGTGCCTGTCGCCGAATTCTACGAACTGCGCGTCACCGGAACGAACCGTCCGTTCCAAGGCGGCAGCACAGCGAACCTCACCGCGTGGGTGCGGCTCACCGAAGACGACCTACCACCGAACGAGCTGCGACTGCTGTTCCTCGTCGACGCGCTCGCACCGTCATACGCGGCAGTCTTGCACGCTCCCCAGCCGATCCCAACAGTCGAGCTGTCGGTTCACTTCAGCGGCGAGCGCGCCGTCTCGCCGTGGGTGCTCGTCGAGGCGAACACCCCTGTCGCTACGGCAGGCGGCTGGATCACCGAAACAATCAACGTGTGGGGCGAAGACCTCACCCACCTCGCTGCAGCGAGCCAGCTCAGGCTAGTGCGCCCCGCACAAGCATCGTAG
- a CDS encoding DsbA family protein, with product MTDTTPRQRKRMSASAKAALITIPTVIVGVIILILVLSLGKTSGQPDGGDPNTGGQGSSAAQVPVVAENSHVLSDAGADAPTVVEFLDFECEACRSIYPVMEEMREQYAGKMNFVIRYFPIPGHQNSMTSALAVEAAAQQGKFEDMYKLMFETQEEWGEKRESEAPRFRGYAERLGLDMAAYDAAVADPATQERIEFDFEAGQELGVSGTPTFFLEGELFQPQYVTDITEAFDAAIEARQ from the coding sequence ATGACCGACACTACGCCTCGCCAACGAAAGCGCATGAGTGCGTCTGCGAAGGCAGCGCTCATCACGATTCCGACAGTGATCGTGGGGGTGATCATTCTGATTCTCGTGCTCTCGCTCGGCAAGACTTCCGGGCAGCCCGACGGCGGCGACCCCAACACCGGTGGGCAGGGAAGCTCTGCGGCTCAAGTGCCCGTCGTCGCCGAGAATTCGCACGTCTTGTCTGACGCCGGAGCTGACGCTCCCACAGTCGTCGAATTCCTCGACTTCGAATGCGAGGCGTGCCGCTCCATCTACCCGGTAATGGAAGAGATGCGTGAGCAGTACGCAGGCAAAATGAACTTTGTCATTCGCTACTTCCCGATCCCAGGGCATCAGAATTCGATGACCTCGGCGCTCGCCGTCGAGGCAGCAGCCCAGCAGGGCAAGTTCGAGGACATGTACAAGCTCATGTTCGAGACGCAGGAGGAGTGGGGTGAGAAGCGGGAGTCCGAGGCGCCCCGCTTCCGTGGCTACGCTGAGCGGCTTGGGCTCGACATGGCGGCGTACGATGCCGCCGTCGCAGACCCCGCCACCCAGGAGCGCATCGAGTTCGATTTCGAGGCGGGGCAAGAGCTCGGGGTGAGCGGAACCCCGACGTTCTTCCTCGAAGGGGAGCTGTTCCAGCCGCAGTACGTCACGGACATTACTGAGGCGTTCGACGCGGCGATCGAGGCGAGGCAGTAG